The following coding sequences are from one Arachis hypogaea cultivar Tifrunner chromosome 7, arahy.Tifrunner.gnm2.J5K5, whole genome shotgun sequence window:
- the LOC112701681 gene encoding glutamate receptor 2.8-like gives MSNNLYCLPDSGERHALGIVVKLGFEDIVDVVGVGGDVIEDMEVDAFVLGTAIEVNKGIVGVVADYNDRSGKEEIVAIKMALEDFYHYTNQSFGLHIRDSHGDPLKAALAARDLIDKEQVQAIIGPQTWEETTLIAELCNQNMTPLLSLADVTPNWATSKWPFMVQTSPNALKQMKAVSAIVQSWDWYSVNIIYEDKDASSTESLSNIYLALTEAGITISNLLSVPPFPSSSLSKDLENLRDGHCRVFVVVSLSLNLAINLFETASKMDMVGKDYVWIITDPFTSLVHSLNASTISSMQGIIGVKSYFQENGKKHEDFYRKFRRKFSLDYPQELNNEPGTFAAHAYDAAWTLALAMSQTNNNEGGKFLMNKILHSNFLGLKGRIQFNDHTLDPTQTFQIINVIGKGYKEIGFWSNGLGFSSNIGQHDVSYSSSMKELGQVMWPGRPWETPRGWALPTIEKPLRVGVPALSTLKQFINITHDQFQGFTIDLFKATMDLMPYHVPYKFYAFNDTYDELVRQIYLKNFDAVIDVTIISYRYQYAEFTQPYTDPGVVMVVPLKSKTGHRAWLFVKPFTKTMWILIVLVIIYNVFVLWMLERNHFCELKGSILKQYGNIAWLAMTPLVNLNDIGDKLHNNLSRVAMVVWLFVALIIMQTYTANLTSMLTVERLEPTIGDVDQLRNNNAMVGYSTGSFLKNYLHDVLHFNPANIRQFRSHEEFAEALRRKEIAAVFIEAPGAKIFLAKYCKEFIQAGPMYKIGGFGFAFPQGSPYLPLVNKALLDLFESGKQRELENRMLASEKCEESEPDTETASLSPNSFWALFTLTAGTSTISLLIYVTGTNWLTSAVIEQLGQAKRRLSRKDSHVAESPVNSPHSDSHVMQLPQA, from the exons atgtccaacaattTATATTGCTTGCCGGACAGTGGAGAAAGGCATGCCCTTGGGATAGTTGTGAAACTTGGTTTTGAGGATATCGTGGACGTTGTTGGAgttggaggtgatgttatcgAAGACATGGAAGTAGATGCTTTTG TGTTAGGAACAGCAATCGAAGTGAATAAGGGCATAGTAGGAGTTGTTGCAGACTATAATGATAGAAGTGGAAAAGAGGAAATAGTGGCTATTAAGATGGCATTGGAGGATTTCTATCATTACACCAATCAAAGCTTTGGTCTTCACATAAGGGACTCTCATGGGGATCCCCTTAAAGCTGCTCTTGCAG CAAGGGACCTTATTGACAAAGAGCAAGTGCAAGCAATTATAGGTCCACAAACATGGGAAGAAACAACATTAATAGCTGAACTTTGCAACCAAAACATGACACCTCTTCTATCCTTAGCAGATGTAACTCCAAATTGGGCAACATCAAAATGGCCCTTCATGGTTCAAACTTCACCTAATGCATTAAAACAAATGAAAGCAGTATCTGCTATTGTTCAATCATGGGATTGGTACAGTGTCAACATAATTTATGAAGACAAAGATGCTTCATCCACAGAATCTTTATCCAATATCTATTTAGCACTCACTGAAGCAGGTATCACAATAAGTAATCTCTTGAGTGTTCCtccttttccttcctcttcatTGTCCAAAGATCTTGAGAATCTTAGAGATGGCCATTGTAGAGTCTTTGTTGTTGTTAGTTTGTCCCTCAATTTGGCCATAAACCTCTTCGAAACTGCGTCGAAAATGGATATGGTTGGGAAGGACTATGTTTGGATCATTACTGACCCTTTTACAAGCCTTGTTCATTCCTTAAATGCTTCAACTATATCCTCAATGCAAGGAATCATTGGAGTCAAGAGCTATTTCCAAGAAAATGGGAAAAAACATGAGGATTTCTACCGGAAATTTCGTCGAAAATTTAGCCTAGATTACCCTCAAGAACTCAACAATGAGCCAGGAACTTTTGCAGCACATGCTTATGATGCTGCATGGACTCTGGCTCTAGCCATGAGTCAAACCAACAATAATGAAGGTGGCAAATTCCTGATGAACAAGATTTTGCATAGTAATTTTCTTGGCCTAAAGGGAAGAATTCAATTCAATGATCATACCTTAGATCCTACACAgacttttcaaatcatcaatgtgATTGGGAAGGGATACAAGGAGATTGGTTTTTGGTCAAATGGACTTGGATTTTCAAGCAATATTGGTCAACATGATGTTAGTTATAGTTCTTCAATGAAGGAACTAGGACAGGTTATGTGGCCAGGTAGACCTTGGGAAACTCCAAGAGGGTGGGCCCTACCAACAATTGAGAAGCCATTAAGAGTTGGGGTCCCTGCTTTGTCCACATTGAAGCAATTTATAAACATAACTCATGATCAATTTCAGGGATTCACTATTGATCTTTTCAAAGCAACTATGGACTTGATGCCCTACCATGTTCCATACAAGTTCTATGCTTTCAATGATACTTATGATGAGTTGGTGAGACAAATTTATTTGAAG AATTTTGATGCAGTAATTGATGTAACAATAATCTCGTACCGGTACCAGTATGCCGAATTCACTCAGCCATACACTGATCCTGGAGTGGTGATGGTAGTCCCTTTGAAATCAAAAACAGGACACAGAGCTTGGCTGTTTGTGAAGCCTTTCACAAAGACAATGTGGATCCTAATAGTGTTAGTGATTATCTACAATGTCTTTGTTTTATGGATGCTAGAAAGAAATCATTTCTGTGAACTCAAGGGCTCCATACTCAAACAATATGGCAACATTGCTTGGTTGGCAATGACCCCTCTCGTAAACTTAAATG ACATAGGAGATAAATTACACAACAATTTATCAAGGGTGGCTATGGTGGTGTGGTTATTTGTGGCCCTCATTATAATGCAGACATACACAGCCAACTTAACCAGCATGCTAACAGTTGAAAGACTTGAACCAACAATAGGTGATGTTGATCAGTTAAGAAATAACAATGCCATGGTTGGATACAGTACTGGATCTTTCTTGAAAAATTATCTTCATGATGTTCTACACTTTAACCCTGCAAACATAAGGCAATTTAGATCACATGAAGAGTTCGCTGAAGCTctcagaagaaaagaaatagcAGCTGTCTTTATTGAAGCTCCTGGGGCCAAGATTTTCCTTGCAAAGTACTGTAAAGAGTTTATTCAAGCCGGGCCCATGTATAAAATCGGAGGATTCGGTTTC GCTTTTCCGCAAGGATCTCCATACCTTCCACTTGTGAACAAAGCACTGTTGGATTTATTTGAATCCGGAAAACAGAGGGAACTGGAGAACAGAATGCTTGCATCAGAGAAATGTGAAGAGTCTGAACCGGACACCGAAACTGCCAGTCTTAGCCCAAACAGCTTCTGGGCCTTGTTCACTTTGACAGCAGGTACATCAACAATTTCCCTCTTGATTTATGTCACCGGCACCAATTGGTTAACCTCCGCGGTGATTGAACAATTGGGACAAGCCAAGAGACGACTCTCAAGAAAAGATAGTCATGTTGCAGAAAGTCCTGTGAACTCTCCACATTCAGATTCACATGTTATGCAACTTCCTCAAGCTTGA
- the LOC140174427 gene encoding uncharacterized protein, whose protein sequence is MAEFVVLRDSISYNMILGRGTISELSAVICTKLLMMKFITDRGAAGSIRGDLKIVVAWDNTNLDARIDDKPRPEPQGDLEKFRVGDMVDKFIFVNRNLPHELKEPLIKAVRVNSDLFAWTPADMPRVDPDFMLHRLAVRSNTKLVAQQRRKMSPKRANKWARQTANLLKAGFIQKLEYPTWLSNMVLVKKANGKWRMCVNYSNLNKACPKDSFSLPNIDARVDAT, encoded by the exons ATGGCAGAGTTCGTGGTCTTAAGAGATTCCATATCATACAATATGATCTTGGGAAGGGGAACGATCAGTGAGTTGTCAGCTGTTATTTGCACGAAACTTCTCATGATGAAGTTCATAACGGATAGAGGAGCCGCAGGATCTATTAGAGGAGACCTGAAAATAGTAGTCGCTTGGGACAATACCA ACTTGGATGCAAGGATTGACGATAAGCCAAGGCCAGAGCCTCAAGGAGATTTGGAGAAGTTCCGAGTGGGAGACATGGTGGACAAGTTTATCTTCGTAAACCGGAACCTCCCCCACGAGTTAAAGGAACCTCTCATCAAGGCCGTTAGAGTAAACAGCGACTTATTCGCCTGGACCCCGGCTGACATGCCAAGAGTGGACCCCGATTTCATGTTGCATCGCCTAGCTGTAAGATCGAACACCAAGCTAGTGGCACAACAACGAAGAAAGATGTCACCAAAAAGGGCTAACAAATGGGCCAGACAAACGGCCAACTTGTTAAAAGCCGGTTTCATACAAAAATTAGAGTACCCGACGTGGCTCTCAAACATGGTCCTTGTTAAGAAAGCCaatgggaagtggagaatgtgcgtcaACTATTCGAATCTTAACAAGGCATGCCCAAAAGATTCATTTTCTCTCCCAAACATCGATGCACGAGTAGATGCAACTTAG
- the LOC112703640 gene encoding basic leucine zipper 34, giving the protein MAQLPPKIPIIPQNWTPFHLQKPLSNSTMSSFIPNSNATATSNNNSSSSVQPQQLLSSSTTTSWVDEFLDFSSSRRGAHRRSASDSVAFLESPMFFDRLDDDQLMSMFSDDVAAVAMQHPPPLSSASDPSSPSSDQTSNNDEKPAAMALDIAPPLLMHEHNDNHVMKLKNEAVEEESFGKNEEAAATGTVETIVDPKRVKRILANRQSAQRSRVRKLQYISELERSVTTLQTEVSALSPRVAFLDHQRLILNVDNSALKQRIAALAQDKIFKDAHQEALKKEIERLRQIYHQQQNNNSSLHTPTMACNNNINNDNNKEQLLS; this is encoded by the exons ATGGCACAGTTACCTCCTAAAATACCAATAATACCCCAGAATTGGACGCCTTTTCACCTCCAAAAACCGCTATCAAATTCCACAATGTCAAGTTTCATCCCAAATTCAAATGCAACGGCAACGTCTAATAACAATTCTTCATCTTCGGTTCAACCACAGCAATTGCTGTCGTCATCGACAACAACGTCATGGGTTGACGAGTTCCTCGACTTCTCGTCATCGCGGCGGGGCGCGCACCGCCGCTCCGCAAGCGACTCCGTGGCGTTCTTGGAGTCTCCCATGTTCTTTGACAGGCTGGACGATGACCAGCTCATGTCAATGTTCTCCGACGATGTTGCAGCTGTGGCGATGCAGCATCCTCCGCCGCTGTCGTCCGCATCCGATCCGTCATCGCCGTCGTCGGACCAGACGAGTAACAACGATGAGAAGCCAGCGGCAATGGCGCTGGACATTGCACCACCATTATTAATGCACGAACATAACGATAATCACGTGATGAAGCTTAAGAATGAAGCGGTTGAGGAGGAAAGCTTCGGCAAAAATGAGGAGGCGGCTGCCACCGGCACCGTTGAAACCATCGTTGATCCAAAGAGAGTCAAAAG AATTTTGGCTAATCGGCAATCAGCTCAGAGGTCAAGGGTGAGAAAGCTACAATACATTTCTGAACTTGAAAGGAGTGTAACAACATTGCAG ACGGAGGTATCAGCATTGTCACCAAGGGTAGCATTTTTGGACCACCAACGTTTGATTCTTAATGTCGACAATAGTGCATTGAAGCAACGCATTGCTGCTTTGGCTCAAGACAAGATTTTCAAAGACG CTCATCAAGAAGCACTGAAGAAGGAAATAGAAAGACTTAGACAAATCTATCACCAGCAGCAGAACAACAATTCATCTCTTCATACTCCAACCATGgcatgtaataataatattaataatgacaATAATAAGGAACAGCTCCTAAGTTGA